From Frankiales bacterium, one genomic window encodes:
- a CDS encoding glutamate--tRNA ligase, which yields MSARSSRATPCRSPSPPSAPSPTGWSCVTESSPSPSLPPAGSSPVRVRFCPSPTGNPHVGMVRTALFNWAYARHTGGTFVFRIEDTDSARDTEQSYEDLLGALRWLGLDWDEGPEVGGPHAPYRQSQRLEVYADVARRLLEAGYAYESFSTPDEVEERRRAAGQDPKLGYDNADRHLTDEQKAALRAEGRLPVLRLRMPDRVMMWDDLVRGEVSFATEHVPDYVIVRGNGEPLYTLVNPVDDALMGITHVLRGEDLLSSTPRQLAMYEALAAIGVGDGTTPRFGHLPYVMGEGNKKLSKRDPQSSLNLYREEGYLPEGLLNYLALLGWSPGDDLEFFSPREMAGLFDIARVQPNPARFDPKKCLAINAQWIRHVDAADLGRRLVPYLAALGAVDGTPTSEQQAVIDAAVPLVQERMETLRAGAEQLAFLLVREEDFVVDAEDRERVLTPEALPAVQAAYDALAALDSFGHEQVEAALRAALVEGLGLKPKVAFGPVRVAVTGRRVSPPLFESIEILGRERTLARLAAALS from the coding sequence GTGTCGGCCCGCTCGTCGAGGGCGACACCGTGTCGGTCTCCATCTCCTCCATCGGCACCCTCACCAACCGGGTGGTCCTGCGTGACTGAGAGCTCCCCGTCCCCGTCGCTGCCGCCGGCGGGGTCCTCGCCCGTGCGCGTGCGCTTCTGCCCCTCGCCGACCGGCAACCCGCACGTGGGCATGGTGCGCACCGCGCTGTTCAACTGGGCCTACGCCCGCCACACCGGCGGGACGTTCGTGTTCCGCATCGAGGACACCGACTCCGCGCGCGACACCGAGCAGTCCTACGAGGACCTGCTCGGCGCCCTGCGGTGGCTCGGCCTCGACTGGGACGAGGGCCCGGAGGTCGGTGGGCCGCACGCGCCGTACCGGCAGAGCCAGCGGCTCGAGGTGTACGCCGACGTCGCGCGCAGGCTGCTCGAGGCGGGGTACGCCTACGAGTCGTTCTCGACGCCGGACGAGGTGGAGGAGCGGCGCCGTGCGGCCGGCCAGGACCCGAAGCTGGGCTACGACAACGCCGATCGCCACCTCACCGACGAGCAGAAGGCGGCGCTGCGCGCGGAGGGGCGGCTTCCCGTGCTGCGCCTGCGGATGCCCGACCGCGTGATGATGTGGGACGACCTGGTGCGGGGCGAGGTGTCCTTCGCCACCGAGCACGTGCCGGACTACGTGATCGTGCGAGGCAACGGCGAGCCGCTGTACACGCTGGTCAACCCCGTCGACGACGCGCTCATGGGGATCACGCACGTGCTGCGCGGCGAGGACCTGCTCTCCAGCACGCCCCGCCAGCTCGCGATGTACGAGGCGCTCGCCGCGATCGGCGTCGGCGACGGCACGACGCCGCGGTTCGGCCACCTGCCCTACGTGATGGGCGAGGGGAACAAGAAGCTCTCCAAGCGCGACCCGCAGAGCTCGCTCAACCTCTACCGCGAGGAGGGCTACCTGCCCGAGGGGCTGCTCAACTACCTCGCGCTGCTCGGCTGGTCGCCGGGCGACGACCTCGAGTTCTTCTCCCCCCGCGAGATGGCCGGCCTGTTCGACATCGCGCGGGTGCAGCCCAACCCGGCGCGGTTCGACCCCAAGAAGTGCCTCGCGATCAACGCGCAGTGGATCCGGCACGTGGACGCCGCCGACCTGGGCCGCCGGCTCGTGCCGTACCTGGCCGCGCTCGGTGCCGTCGACGGGACACCCACCTCCGAGCAGCAGGCCGTCATCGACGCCGCGGTGCCGCTGGTGCAGGAGCGGATGGAGACCCTGCGCGCCGGCGCCGAGCAGCTCGCGTTCCTGCTCGTGCGCGAGGAGGACTTCGTCGTGGACGCCGAGGACCGCGAGCGGGTCCTCACCCCCGAGGCGCTGCCCGCGGTGCAGGCGGCGTACGACGCGCTGGCGGCCCTGGACTCCTTCGGCCACGAGCAGGTCGAGGCCGCGCTGCGCGCCGCGCTGGTCGAGGGTCTCGGGCTCAAGCCGAAGGTCGCGTTCGGTCCCGTCCGCGTCGCGGTCACCGGGCGCCGCGTGTCGCCCCCGCTGTTCGAGTCGATCGAGATCCTCGGCCGCGAGCGCACCCTCGCCCGGCTGGCCGCCGCGCTGTCCTGA
- a CDS encoding 5,10-methylenetetrahydrofolate reductase, translating to MSVDGTGAAPELLRRAEHGLLLYGITPPSRTTEPHRADEIAEATLERLEAVAPDALIVYDVDAESDRSPDPRPFPFMPMMDPADFVARHLSGWTGPVVVYRAVSKYAEAELGRWMSGVDTDRVLTVLVGAASRHQAVTTRLSDAYRLHAGLPRRPLMGGVCIAERHVGTGQEHRRMIGKQDAGCEFFVSQVCYDLDHIRDLLSDYAYACRDEGVRPRPVVLTLAPCGSVKTLEFMSWLGIDVPRWLRTELRRSPDPLTDSYELCLANAQALVGFCRRLGLPFGINVESLTNRRVEIEASVALAAEVRRLLDAPAPR from the coding sequence ATGTCGGTGGACGGGACCGGGGCGGCACCCGAGCTGCTGCGACGCGCGGAGCACGGGCTGCTGCTCTACGGCATCACCCCACCCAGCCGGACGACGGAACCGCACCGTGCTGACGAGATCGCCGAGGCGACCCTCGAGCGCCTCGAGGCGGTCGCCCCGGACGCGCTGATCGTCTACGACGTCGACGCCGAGAGCGACCGCTCCCCCGACCCCCGGCCGTTCCCGTTCATGCCGATGATGGACCCGGCGGACTTCGTGGCCCGGCACCTGTCCGGCTGGACCGGCCCGGTGGTCGTCTACCGCGCCGTGAGCAAGTACGCCGAGGCCGAGCTCGGCCGCTGGATGAGCGGGGTCGACACCGACCGGGTGCTCACCGTCCTGGTCGGCGCCGCGTCCCGCCACCAGGCCGTGACGACCCGGCTCTCCGACGCCTACCGGCTGCACGCCGGACTGCCCCGGCGGCCGCTGATGGGCGGCGTCTGCATCGCCGAGCGGCACGTCGGCACGGGCCAGGAGCACCGCCGCATGATCGGCAAGCAGGACGCCGGCTGCGAGTTCTTCGTCTCCCAGGTCTGCTACGACCTCGACCACATCCGCGACCTGCTGTCCGACTACGCGTACGCCTGCCGCGACGAGGGCGTCCGTCCCCGTCCGGTCGTCCTCACCCTCGCGCCGTGCGGGTCCGTGAAGACGCTGGAGTTCATGTCGTGGCTCGGGATCGACGTCCCCCGCTGGCTGCGGACCGAGCTGCGCCGCTCACCCGATCCGCTGACGGACTCCTACGAGCTGTGCCTGGCCAACGCGCAGGCGCTCGTCGGCTTCTGCCGGCGGCTCGGGCTGCCCTTCGGCATCAACGTCGAGAGCCTGACCAACCGCCGGGTGGAGATCGAGGCGTCGGTCGCCCTCGCCGCGGAGGTGCGGCGGCTCCTCGACGCGCCGGCCCCGCGCTGA